A stretch of the Acanthopagrus latus isolate v.2019 chromosome 9, fAcaLat1.1, whole genome shotgun sequence genome encodes the following:
- the fundc1 gene encoding FUN14 domain-containing protein 1 isoform X2 produces MYRQTCPGFCFTFTVKIMQMTPNVQAAEDRSMGQSRPAQSKMANRDKELEEEIYDKVVDLTEYAKRQRWWNRLFGKNSGPVAEKYSVATQIAIGGVSGWCVGYLFQKVGKVAATSVGGGLLLLQIANHTGYIQVDWKRVEKDVNKAKKQLKKGTKQAGPELNTFVERSTEFVKKNIVVTSGFIGGFLLGLAS; encoded by the exons tACAGGCAGACCTGCCCCGGTTTCTGCTTTACTTTTACCGTCAAAATTATGCAAATGACGCCGAACGTGCAGGCAGCTGAGGACAGATCTATGGGACAGAGTAGACCTGCGCAGTCCAAAATGGCGAACCGCGACAAGG agctggaagaggagatcTACGACAAAGTCGTAGACCTAACAGAATATGCCAAACGTCAACGATGGTGGAATCGCCTTTTTGGGAAAAACTCTGGCCCTGTTGCAGAGAAATACTCCGTGGCCACACAGATAGCCATAGGGGGAGTGAGTGgatg gtGTGTAGGGTATCTCTTCCAGAAGGTTGGTAAAGTTGCTGCAACATCTGTAGGAGGAGGTCTTCTGCTGTTGCAG ATTGCCAACCATACTGGCTATATCCAAGTGGACTGGAAAAGAGTAGAGAAGGatgtcaacaaagcaaagaagCAGTTAAAAAAGGGCACCAAACAAGCAGGCCCGGAGCTGAACACATTTGTTGAGAGG tccaCCGAgtttgtgaagaaaaacattgttgtcACAAGTGGTTTTATTGGAGGATTCCTGCTCGGCCTGGCATCTTAG